Proteins from a genomic interval of Ferrovibrio terrae:
- a CDS encoding adenylate/guanylate cyclase domain-containing protein, with protein sequence MMIPNTDTMPASDVPVAMWLINAGLDDASPEALITDFCARSVEAGIPLQRVFVGMATLHPLLRARGYTWTRDGGLVGNDAMPHRDPNDEPEAWVASPLRHMLSNNVPEMRRLLVGDKAVHDFQVLREFTEQGLSDWFAMAHSFGWTFEDSRHITDRYAGIGMISSFTTAQAGGFTDDQLMRLRRLVRLLALAVKAAMLTQMSRDLTAAYIGGDAAHRVLNGVIRRGQAERIEAVILYADLRGFTALADRLAIEPLVETLNAYFDCLGPAIEDGGGQVLKFLGDGLLASFQLDGRRAGREVGRAALKAAKAALDAVAALNAERAAASLPVLALDIALHEGLVMYGNVGTGARLDFTLIGPTVNEAARLENLCGALDCNLVVSESFARLAGSDTGLVSLGRHTLRGVAEMREVFGLPK encoded by the coding sequence ATGATGATTCCCAATACCGATACCATGCCGGCCAGCGATGTGCCGGTTGCCATGTGGCTGATCAACGCCGGGCTGGATGATGCCTCACCCGAAGCCCTGATCACCGACTTCTGCGCCAGGTCAGTTGAAGCGGGGATTCCGCTGCAGCGGGTTTTTGTCGGTATGGCTACCCTGCATCCGCTGCTGCGCGCGCGCGGCTATACCTGGACGCGCGATGGTGGGCTGGTCGGTAACGATGCCATGCCGCATCGCGATCCCAACGACGAGCCGGAAGCCTGGGTTGCCAGCCCGCTGCGGCATATGCTGAGCAACAACGTGCCCGAGATGCGCCGCCTGCTGGTCGGCGACAAGGCGGTGCATGATTTTCAGGTATTGCGCGAATTCACCGAACAGGGCCTGAGCGACTGGTTTGCCATGGCGCACAGCTTCGGCTGGACCTTCGAAGACAGCCGCCATATCACTGACCGCTATGCCGGCATTGGCATGATCAGTTCCTTCACCACCGCGCAGGCCGGCGGTTTCACCGATGATCAGCTGATGCGCCTGCGCCGGTTGGTGCGGCTGCTGGCGCTGGCGGTGAAGGCCGCGATGCTGACGCAGATGAGCCGCGACCTGACAGCTGCTTATATCGGCGGCGATGCAGCGCATCGGGTGCTGAACGGTGTGATCCGCCGCGGCCAGGCCGAGCGCATCGAAGCCGTGATCCTTTATGCTGACCTGCGCGGTTTCACGGCGCTGGCCGATCGGCTGGCCATCGAGCCTCTGGTTGAAACGCTGAACGCCTATTTCGACTGTCTCGGTCCCGCCATCGAGGACGGCGGCGGGCAGGTGCTGAAATTCCTCGGTGACGGCCTGCTGGCGAGTTTCCAACTCGATGGTCGGCGGGCGGGCAGGGAGGTCGGCAGGGCGGCGCTGAAGGCTGCGAAGGCCGCACTCGATGCGGTGGCTGCGCTGAATGCCGAGCGCGCAGCGGCCAGTTTGCCAGTCCTCGCGCTTGATATAGCGCTGCATGAAGGTCTGGTGATGTATGGCAATGTCGGCACCGGTGCGCGCCTCGATTTCACCCTGATCGGCCCGACGGTGAATGAAGCTGCGCGGCTGGAGAACCTGTGCGGGGCACTCGACTGCAATCTGGTGGTGTCGGAAAGCTTCGCCCGCCTTGCCGGCAGCGACACCGGACTGGTCTCACTCGGCCGGCATACGTTGCGCGGCGTGGCTGAAATGCGCGAGGTCTTCGGGCTGCCGAAGTGA
- a CDS encoding sensor domain-containing diguanylate cyclase: MRLVLGGKRVLVATVTLLLLVGFLATSLASYFVSRQSLRDAVIETELPLTSDNIYSEIQKDLIQPIVISSVMATDTFLRDWVLDGEEDPERITQYLHAIKERYSAITSFFVSDRTRVYYHADGILKRVDQNEPRDEWYYRVRDMILPYEINVDPDLANQDTMTIFINYRVMDYSGNFLGASGIGLTVNAVRTLIDDYQSRFGRTVYFADGQGRIVLVGADNSVPESEVMQRGNLGEMYPQWSPRQTRTFEYDYRGSTRFLNVRFIPELGWYLLVEKEADSDVAQIRRALYINLLICIVITALVLLATWLTISRFQRRLEAMATTDKLTGLASRHAYDILIDQALRDARRLNQPLSVVMVDADHFKPINDQAGHLAGDRVLIGIANAIRASLRSSDLICRWGGDEFLVVLRNCDLFNAERLGETIRQTVENAAFTFNGSAIPVTVSVGIAVLRSDDDAETFIGRADVALYRAKQDGRNLMRSDTRMQAAD, translated from the coding sequence ATGAGGCTCGTCCTGGGTGGCAAGCGGGTGCTGGTGGCAACGGTGACGTTGCTGCTGCTGGTAGGCTTTCTGGCGACATCGCTGGCGAGCTACTTCGTGTCACGGCAGTCGCTGCGCGACGCGGTGATCGAAACCGAACTGCCGCTCACCTCTGACAACATCTATTCCGAAATCCAGAAAGACCTGATCCAGCCGATCGTCATTTCGTCGGTGATGGCGACGGATACGTTTTTGCGCGACTGGGTTCTTGACGGTGAGGAAGATCCCGAGCGCATCACGCAGTACCTGCATGCGATCAAGGAACGCTACAGCGCGATCACCAGCTTCTTCGTCTCGGATCGCACGCGCGTTTACTATCATGCCGATGGCATTCTCAAACGCGTCGATCAAAACGAACCTCGCGATGAGTGGTATTACCGCGTACGCGACATGATCCTGCCATACGAGATCAATGTCGATCCTGATCTTGCCAATCAGGATACGATGACGATCTTTATCAACTACCGCGTCATGGATTATTCCGGCAACTTCCTCGGCGCATCCGGTATCGGCCTGACGGTGAATGCCGTGCGCACCCTGATCGACGATTATCAAAGCCGTTTCGGTCGCACGGTTTATTTTGCCGACGGCCAAGGGCGCATTGTTCTCGTTGGTGCCGACAATTCGGTGCCCGAGAGCGAAGTCATGCAGCGCGGCAATCTGGGTGAAATGTATCCGCAATGGTCGCCACGGCAGACGCGTACTTTCGAGTACGATTATCGTGGCAGCACACGTTTCCTCAACGTGCGTTTTATTCCTGAACTTGGCTGGTATCTACTGGTCGAGAAGGAAGCCGATAGCGATGTCGCGCAGATCAGGCGTGCGCTCTACATCAACCTGCTGATCTGTATCGTCATCACTGCGCTTGTTCTGCTGGCGACGTGGCTTACTATCAGCCGTTTCCAGCGCAGGCTGGAGGCGATGGCGACGACCGACAAACTGACCGGCCTGGCGAGCCGTCACGCCTACGACATCCTGATCGATCAGGCGTTACGTGATGCGCGCCGGCTGAACCAGCCGCTGTCGGTGGTGATGGTGGATGCCGACCACTTCAAGCCGATCAACGATCAGGCGGGGCATCTCGCAGGCGATCGCGTGCTGATCGGCATCGCCAATGCCATCCGCGCAAGCCTGCGCTCGTCGGATCTGATCTGCCGCTGGGGCGGAGATGAATTCCTCGTCGTGTTGCGCAACTGTGACCTGTTCAATGCCGAAAGGCTGGGCGAGACGATCCGCCAGACCGTCGAGAATGCCGCATTTACTTTCAACGGCAGTGCCATCCCCGTCACCGTCAGCGTGGGCATTGCCGTTCTGCGCAGCGACGACGATGCCGAGACCTTCATCGGGCGCGCCGATGTCGCGCTTTATCGCGCCAAGCAGGATGGCCGCAACCTCATGCGGTCCGACACGCGGATGCAGGCCGCCGACTAA
- a CDS encoding UDP-glucuronic acid decarboxylase family protein → MRDSGRVLITGGAGFLGSHLCERLIGEGMDVLCVDNYFTGRRANVEALLEHPRFEIMRHDVTFPLYVEVDQIYNLACPASPVHYQHDPVQTTKTSVHGAINMLGLAKRVRATIFQASTSEVYGDPQIHPQTEEYWGHVNPIGLRSCYDEGKRCAETLFFDYHRQHKLKIKVGRIFNTYGPRMHPNDGRVVSNFIVQALKGRDITIYGKGTQTRSFCYVSDLIDGFVRLMATGPEVTGPINLGNPVEFTMLELAELVLKLTGSSSKLIFEPLPSDDPKQRQPDITKAKQALGWEPKVKLEDGLKETIAYFRSIV, encoded by the coding sequence ATGCGTGATTCAGGACGGGTGCTCATCACGGGCGGTGCGGGCTTTCTTGGCTCACATCTGTGCGAGCGGCTGATCGGCGAGGGGATGGATGTCCTCTGCGTCGATAACTACTTCACGGGGCGCCGCGCCAACGTCGAGGCGCTCCTGGAGCATCCGCGTTTCGAGATCATGCGGCATGACGTGACCTTCCCGCTCTATGTGGAAGTCGACCAGATCTACAACCTGGCTTGCCCCGCATCGCCGGTCCACTATCAGCACGACCCGGTGCAGACCACCAAGACAAGTGTGCATGGTGCGATCAACATGCTTGGTCTTGCCAAACGCGTGCGCGCCACGATTTTCCAAGCGTCGACCTCGGAAGTGTATGGCGACCCGCAGATTCACCCGCAGACCGAAGAGTACTGGGGCCATGTGAACCCGATTGGCCTGCGCTCGTGCTACGACGAAGGCAAGCGCTGCGCCGAAACGCTGTTCTTCGATTACCATCGCCAGCATAAGCTGAAGATCAAGGTTGGCCGTATCTTCAACACTTACGGCCCGCGCATGCATCCCAACGATGGCCGCGTGGTGTCGAACTTCATCGTGCAGGCGCTGAAGGGCAGGGACATCACCATTTACGGGAAAGGCACGCAGACGCGCTCGTTCTGCTACGTCAGCGATCTGATTGACGGGTTCGTGCGCCTGATGGCCACTGGCCCGGAAGTGACCGGCCCGATCAATCTCGGCAATCCGGTCGAGTTCACGATGCTCGAGCTGGCGGAACTGGTGCTGAAGCTGACGGGCTCTTCATCGAAGCTGATCTTTGAACCGCTGCCGTCGGATGATCCGAAACAGCGCCAGCCGGACATCACGAAGGCCAAGCAGGCCCTCGGATGGGAGCCAAAAGTGAAGCTGGAAGACGGTTTGAAGGAAACGATCGCCTATTTCCGCTCGATCGTCTGA
- a CDS encoding class I SAM-dependent methyltransferase, translated as MDRKQHWDTVYTTKAATEVSWFQDNPALSLDLIDQSGMPKTAALVDIGGGASRLVDTLLAQNYSDVTVLDIAEPALAASKARLGDQAQRVHWIAADITHWQPARHYAMWHDRAVFHFLTDAADRDAYRRALLAGTASGSQIVIASFAPDGPERCSGLPVMRYAPESLLTELGAEFALRDARREEHHTPGGSIQRFQYSCLLRR; from the coding sequence ATGGATCGCAAGCAGCACTGGGACACCGTCTACACGACCAAGGCAGCCACCGAAGTCAGTTGGTTTCAGGACAATCCTGCTTTGTCCCTCGACCTGATCGACCAGAGCGGCATGCCAAAGACAGCGGCGCTTGTCGATATCGGCGGCGGAGCATCCCGGCTCGTGGATACCCTACTGGCGCAGAATTATAGCGATGTGACGGTACTGGATATTGCGGAGCCGGCATTGGCCGCCAGCAAAGCGCGCCTCGGCGACCAAGCGCAGCGCGTGCACTGGATCGCAGCCGATATCACTCACTGGCAACCTGCCCGCCACTACGCCATGTGGCACGACCGCGCCGTTTTTCATTTCCTGACCGATGCTGCCGATCGCGACGCTTACAGGCGCGCATTGCTGGCCGGCACCGCAAGCGGCAGCCAGATCGTTATCGCCAGCTTTGCGCCAGATGGTCCGGAACGCTGCAGCGGCCTGCCGGTCATGCGCTATGCGCCCGAGAGCCTGCTAACAGAACTTGGTGCGGAATTCGCCCTGCGGGATGCACGCCGCGAAGAGCACCACACGCCCGGCGGCAGCATCCAGCGCTTCCAGTACAGCTGTCTGTTGCGCCGCTGA
- a CDS encoding HlyD family efflux transporter periplasmic adaptor subunit, whose translation MSKIKAKSPTTGRLLRIGLGVFLLALFGYAMIPGVFFSQASVGRVNADLVTLRAPIDGQISFGEAKIGARVTRGQTLAVLRDPPERDVRLANLQAQGAALTERIGGLEQQIAALEPILQRLGGDSRNFRTAVINSLIAQVAEAEARVRQAEANARLLDVQFKRIEPLAEKGYASRADFDRRRAEADVAQADLAAQRKTLDRLRQEREAADRGIYLTDSYNNAPYSQQRRDEVELQRLGLANRKTELDAERAQVERQIEAEQRRRQQAGEASITAPVDGVLWRQLESEGATINSSAPLLQIADCSRIFFEVLRDRRTDETLSIGDSANVEFERNGQMVSHKARLVGMRGDQDGDRREFAISSTGTADQLRWIFAVDFASGARAGNPQTVVMQPEACPIGRVGRLHLSDGFTDRMIRKAGSLLGSL comes from the coding sequence ATGTCGAAAATCAAAGCCAAATCGCCCACCACCGGTCGCCTGCTGCGGATCGGACTGGGGGTCTTTCTGCTGGCTCTGTTCGGCTATGCCATGATTCCTGGCGTCTTCTTCTCGCAGGCCTCGGTCGGCCGCGTGAATGCCGACCTGGTGACACTGCGCGCACCCATCGACGGCCAGATCAGTTTCGGTGAAGCCAAGATCGGCGCCCGCGTGACGCGTGGCCAGACTCTGGCCGTGCTGCGCGATCCGCCCGAGCGTGACGTGCGTCTTGCCAATCTGCAAGCACAGGGCGCCGCGCTGACCGAACGTATCGGTGGGCTTGAGCAGCAGATCGCCGCGCTCGAACCTATCCTGCAGCGCCTGGGTGGCGACAGCCGTAATTTCCGCACTGCTGTGATCAACAGCCTGATCGCGCAGGTCGCCGAAGCCGAGGCGCGCGTACGCCAGGCCGAAGCCAACGCGCGCCTGCTCGATGTACAATTCAAACGGATCGAACCCCTGGCCGAAAAAGGCTACGCCAGTCGCGCCGATTTCGACCGCCGCCGTGCTGAAGCCGATGTCGCACAGGCCGACCTTGCGGCGCAGCGCAAAACGCTCGATCGCCTGCGCCAGGAGCGCGAGGCCGCCGACCGTGGCATTTACCTGACCGACTCATACAACAACGCGCCTTACTCGCAGCAGCGCCGCGACGAAGTCGAGTTGCAGCGCCTGGGCCTCGCCAACCGCAAAACCGAGCTGGACGCAGAACGCGCCCAGGTCGAACGCCAGATCGAAGCGGAGCAGCGCCGTCGCCAGCAGGCAGGTGAAGCCTCGATTACCGCGCCGGTCGATGGAGTACTGTGGCGCCAGCTGGAAAGCGAAGGCGCGACCATCAATAGCAGCGCGCCGCTGCTGCAGATCGCCGATTGCTCGCGCATCTTCTTCGAAGTGCTGCGCGACCGCCGCACCGATGAGACGCTGTCAATCGGCGACAGCGCCAATGTGGAATTCGAACGCAACGGCCAGATGGTCAGCCACAAGGCGCGTCTCGTCGGCATGCGCGGCGATCAGGATGGCGACCGCCGTGAATTCGCCATCAGCAGCACTGGCACCGCCGATCAGTTGCGCTGGATCTTCGCCGTTGATTTCGCCTCCGGCGCGCGCGCCGGCAATCCGCAGACCGTGGTGATGCAGCCCGAAGCCTGCCCGATCGGTCGGGTCGGCCGACTGCATCTTTCCGATGGCTTCACAGACCGCATGATCCGCAAGGCCGGCAGCCTGCTCGGCAGCCTCTGA
- a CDS encoding MFS transporter: MVATLAPVGALLLSVALLLTGNGLQGTLLPVRANLENFGALSIGVMGSAYYVGFVAGCVLTPKLIRRVGHIRLFTAMVAVASVVPLLHAILVGAPGWWLLRGMTGLCMAGLYLIIESWLNERASPENRGMIFTTYTTVNFSVITLGQMLMLADDPLRFHLFSLASILVSLAAVPVALTRSPQPAPISSARLSLRSLYRVSPVGVAGVLTVGLANGAFWGMAPAFASQMGLTVPQIAWFMSATVIGGALSQWPFGRLSDRMDRRKTILIACGLACSAALLLIFTGFAMPPLMIGAAFLFGVFSFPLYALSAAHANDMAKDVDFVAIAGGLLLINGAGSVVGPMIGGIAMDRFGPLGLFGFTAFVHAAMTVFTLHRMRQRAAPPQEQKTDFVPMPSTAPVRADLDPRSDETASPPERSAAA, encoded by the coding sequence ATGGTCGCCACGCTCGCGCCGGTCGGCGCGCTCCTGTTGAGTGTTGCGCTGCTGCTGACCGGCAACGGGCTGCAGGGCACCCTGCTGCCGGTGCGCGCCAACCTGGAAAATTTCGGCGCTCTGTCGATTGGCGTGATGGGGTCGGCCTATTACGTCGGCTTCGTTGCCGGTTGCGTGCTGACGCCGAAACTGATCCGCCGCGTCGGTCACATCCGCCTGTTCACTGCGATGGTGGCGGTGGCATCGGTCGTGCCGCTGCTGCACGCCATCCTCGTCGGTGCGCCAGGCTGGTGGCTGCTGCGTGGCATGACAGGCCTGTGTATGGCCGGCCTGTACCTGATTATTGAAAGCTGGCTGAACGAACGCGCCTCGCCGGAAAATCGCGGCATGATCTTCACCACCTACACGACGGTGAACTTCTCCGTCATCACGCTCGGCCAGATGCTGATGCTGGCCGACGATCCGCTGCGCTTTCATCTCTTCAGCCTGGCTTCCATCCTCGTGTCGCTCGCGGCCGTGCCGGTTGCGCTGACCCGCTCGCCGCAGCCGGCGCCGATCTCTTCGGCGCGGCTTTCTTTGCGGAGCCTGTACCGCGTGTCGCCGGTCGGTGTGGCCGGTGTGCTCACGGTGGGGCTGGCCAACGGGGCCTTCTGGGGCATGGCGCCGGCTTTCGCCTCGCAGATGGGGCTGACAGTGCCGCAGATCGCCTGGTTCATGAGCGCCACTGTGATCGGCGGCGCGCTGTCGCAATGGCCTTTCGGCCGCCTGTCGGACCGGATGGATCGCCGCAAGACCATCCTGATCGCCTGCGGGTTGGCCTGCAGTGCGGCTCTGCTGCTGATCTTCACCGGCTTCGCGATGCCGCCGCTGATGATTGGCGCAGCTTTCCTGTTCGGCGTTTTCTCGTTTCCGCTCTACGCGCTCAGTGCCGCCCATGCCAATGACATGGCGAAGGATGTCGACTTCGTCGCCATCGCCGGCGGCCTGCTGCTGATCAATGGTGCCGGATCGGTGGTCGGCCCGATGATCGGCGGCATTGCCATGGACCGGTTTGGACCGCTCGGCCTGTTCGGTTTCACCGCATTCGTGCATGCCGCGATGACGGTCTTTACCCTGCATCGCATGCGCCAGCGCGCGGCACCACCCCAGGAGCAGAAAACCGATTTCGTGCCAATGCCGAGCACGGCACCGGTGCGGGCCGACCTCGATCCGCGCTCCGACGAGACTGCCAGCCCACCGGAGCGATCCGCTGCCGCGTAA
- a CDS encoding sulfite exporter TauE/SafE family protein: MILGIPYPELAMLAVALLAAGAVTGILAGVFGVGGGAVIVPVLYELFTLLGVPEEARMPFCVGTSLAVIIPTSIRSFNAHRAKGMVDMSIVKIWAVPVVIGVLAGGVIARYAPADVFKAVFVIVAGLSAFRLLLGKDSWKLADDMPGNLIMRLYGLVIGVLSALMGIGGGQLSSLFMTFYGRPIHQAVATSSGLGVLISIPGAIGYIYAGWPKAAEFPDVAALQPPLALGYVSLIGFLLFVPTSIWTAPVGARLAHSLPKRKLEILFGLFLATVCLRFVLSFF; encoded by the coding sequence ATGATCCTGGGCATTCCCTATCCCGAGTTGGCCATGCTGGCCGTCGCGCTGCTCGCAGCCGGCGCTGTGACCGGCATCCTGGCCGGTGTTTTTGGCGTTGGTGGCGGCGCTGTTATCGTGCCGGTGCTATACGAGCTGTTCACGCTGCTTGGTGTGCCGGAAGAGGCGCGGATGCCGTTCTGCGTCGGCACGTCGCTGGCCGTGATCATTCCCACCTCGATCCGATCCTTCAATGCGCACCGCGCCAAGGGCATGGTCGATATGTCGATCGTGAAAATCTGGGCGGTTCCGGTGGTGATCGGTGTCCTCGCCGGCGGTGTGATCGCGCGTTACGCGCCGGCCGACGTGTTCAAGGCCGTGTTCGTCATCGTTGCCGGCCTGTCGGCCTTCCGCTTGCTGCTGGGCAAGGACAGCTGGAAACTGGCCGATGACATGCCAGGCAACCTGATCATGCGGCTGTATGGCCTCGTGATTGGCGTGCTCTCGGCGCTGATGGGCATCGGCGGAGGCCAGCTTTCCAGCCTGTTCATGACCTTCTACGGCCGGCCGATCCATCAGGCAGTGGCGACCTCGTCGGGGCTGGGCGTGCTGATCTCGATCCCTGGCGCAATCGGCTATATCTACGCCGGATGGCCGAAAGCCGCGGAATTCCCTGACGTTGCCGCTCTTCAACCGCCACTTGCGCTGGGCTACGTGTCACTGATCGGTTTCCTGCTCTTCGTGCCGACCAGCATCTGGACTGCCCCAGTTGGGGCGCGGCTGGCGCATTCCCTGCCCAAGCGGAAGCTCGAGATCCTCTTTGGGTTGTTCCTTGCGACCGTCTGTTTGCGGTTCGTACTAAGCTTCTTCTAA
- a CDS encoding PAS domain-containing protein, translated as MQWPAGASSPFPPLKHNPIISAACGNAWLNFNAFRRLALCHAETANRRWDRPSMAPAQDSRRRNSDKPFASDPELKFWSARPRAFAETWRARIPPGLTIPSRQAFAPETLVEFLPYMLIIEMDESRQRYRNRLIGTEVVAHAGRDTTGKWFDEIYSEATQYGHHLAHQWVLQHRRPLRVHGTMAYVDRGYLAVESIVVPVSVNRPDEIEQFMICVAYGDLQKEAP; from the coding sequence ATGCAGTGGCCCGCCGGCGCATCATCACCTTTTCCTCCCCTCAAGCACAATCCGATCATTTCAGCAGCCTGCGGCAACGCATGGCTGAATTTTAATGCTTTTCGCCGTCTGGCGCTGTGCCATGCTGAAACCGCAAACAGACGATGGGATCGGCCTTCAATGGCACCGGCACAGGATTCGCGTCGGCGAAATAGCGACAAGCCTTTCGCCAGCGATCCCGAACTGAAATTCTGGTCGGCGCGGCCGCGTGCTTTCGCTGAAACCTGGCGGGCCCGCATACCGCCGGGCCTGACCATTCCGTCGCGCCAGGCCTTCGCGCCGGAGACCCTAGTCGAATTTCTGCCATATATGTTGATCATCGAGATGGACGAGTCACGCCAGCGCTATCGCAATCGCCTGATCGGAACCGAGGTTGTCGCTCATGCCGGTCGCGATACGACCGGCAAGTGGTTTGACGAGATTTATTCCGAGGCCACGCAATACGGTCATCACCTGGCGCATCAGTGGGTGCTACAGCATCGCCGGCCTTTGCGCGTGCATGGCACGATGGCCTATGTCGACCGCGGCTATCTGGCGGTGGAGTCGATAGTGGTGCCGGTCTCGGTAAATCGGCCAGATGAGATTGAGCAGTTTATGATCTGCGTCGCCTATGGCGATCTGCAGAAGGAAGCGCCCTGA
- a CDS encoding glycosyltransferase family 2 protein encodes MNNLLAAVPGIALLTGAILLLPLFKPHNLLVRRGLILVVLVLSVRYLWWRISETLPPLAQPADFVFGLLFLLLELMLAFSTCICLITFWRHRDNTAMAEQNERKSHHSVDMPAVDVFIPTYNESWEVLERSILGARALDYPNFKVWVLDDTRRDWLRDKCAAMDVRYLRRDDNKGAKAGNLNNALAVSKIETNAPYIMVLDADFVPKRKFLRRVVGFFDDAQVALVQTPQFFFNPNMLQHNFMLSESWVDEQRFFFDTLQPAKDAWDVSYCCGTSFVARRAAIEDIGGYPTETITEDILLSFKLIDAGYVTRYLNEKLSNGLAPETIAEYIKQRSRWGIGAIQSLFVKVGPFGRNNLSLMHRFLFLETANYWLSLPTFCLFGLIAPLLYWYAGISILHADAADYAFHFMPAFFSSTALFVWVSSGRIVPILTDLTEFVCASRVAPSVWSALLFRKVQTFRVTNKGLQTDRVQINWTVMLEAGALFALTAFAVFAFRTSLVEGRLPDGGDPTLYTFWSCWNLLILSLVMLLAVERPRQRREERFDLNEPANMYWKGQRYSTWLLDMSVSGARIDLPPALAVQLRDAEVMIDINEVGPVKAHVTSAGGGLLHLRFDAAGARDAIITKLYTGSYDSVAQQASIGTALGGMFKRAFGWQ; translated from the coding sequence ATGAACAATCTGCTCGCCGCCGTTCCAGGCATCGCACTCCTGACCGGCGCAATCCTGCTGCTGCCGTTGTTCAAGCCGCATAACCTGCTGGTCCGCCGCGGCCTGATCCTGGTCGTGCTGGTGCTGAGTGTGCGGTATCTGTGGTGGCGCATCAGCGAAACACTGCCACCGCTGGCACAGCCGGCCGACTTCGTGTTCGGCCTGCTGTTCCTGCTGCTCGAACTGATGCTGGCCTTCAGCACCTGTATCTGCCTGATCACCTTCTGGCGGCATCGCGACAATACGGCGATGGCCGAGCAGAATGAGCGCAAGAGCCATCACAGCGTCGATATGCCCGCCGTCGATGTCTTCATCCCCACCTACAATGAATCCTGGGAGGTGCTGGAGCGCAGCATCCTGGGTGCCAGGGCGCTGGATTACCCAAATTTCAAGGTCTGGGTACTGGACGATACGCGCCGGGACTGGTTGCGGGATAAATGCGCCGCCATGGATGTGCGCTACCTGCGCCGCGACGATAACAAGGGCGCCAAGGCCGGCAACCTGAACAACGCGCTGGCGGTTTCAAAAATCGAAACCAACGCACCCTATATCATGGTGCTGGACGCCGATTTCGTGCCCAAGCGTAAATTCTTGCGCCGCGTCGTTGGATTCTTCGACGATGCACAGGTGGCGCTGGTACAGACGCCGCAGTTCTTCTTCAATCCAAACATGCTGCAGCATAATTTCATGCTGTCGGAATCCTGGGTCGATGAACAGCGCTTCTTCTTCGATACGCTGCAGCCCGCGAAAGACGCGTGGGACGTGTCGTATTGCTGCGGTACATCTTTCGTCGCCCGCCGCGCCGCCATCGAGGATATCGGCGGCTACCCGACTGAAACCATCACCGAAGACATCCTGCTCAGCTTCAAGCTGATCGATGCCGGCTATGTCACGCGGTATCTCAACGAGAAGCTGTCCAACGGTCTCGCACCGGAAACCATTGCCGAATACATCAAGCAGCGCAGCCGCTGGGGCATCGGCGCCATCCAGTCGCTGTTCGTCAAGGTCGGGCCTTTCGGGCGCAACAACCTCAGCCTGATGCACCGCTTTCTGTTCCTCGAGACCGCCAACTACTGGCTCAGCCTGCCGACCTTCTGCCTGTTTGGCCTGATCGCGCCACTGCTCTACTGGTATGCCGGCATCTCGATCCTGCATGCCGACGCGGCCGACTACGCCTTCCACTTCATGCCGGCCTTCTTCTCATCCACGGCGCTGTTCGTCTGGGTTTCCAGCGGCCGCATCGTGCCGATCCTGACCGATCTGACGGAATTCGTCTGCGCGTCGCGCGTCGCGCCATCGGTATGGTCGGCGCTGCTGTTCCGCAAGGTGCAGACCTTCCGCGTCACCAATAAAGGCCTGCAGACCGATCGCGTTCAGATCAACTGGACCGTGATGCTGGAAGCCGGTGCGCTGTTCGCCCTCACCGCCTTTGCCGTGTTTGCCTTCCGCACCAGCCTGGTCGAAGGCCGCTTGCCCGATGGCGGCGACCCAACTCTCTATACTTTCTGGAGCTGCTGGAACCTGCTGATCCTGTCGCTGGTGATGCTGCTGGCTGTCGAACGCCCGCGCCAGCGCCGCGAGGAACGCTTCGACCTCAACGAGCCGGCCAACATGTACTGGAAGGGGCAGCGCTACTCGACCTGGCTGCTCGACATGTCGGTGTCGGGCGCCCGCATCGATCTGCCGCCGGCCCTGGCGGTCCAGCTGCGCGATGCGGAAGTCATGATCGACATTAACGAGGTCGGCCCGGTCAAGGCGCATGTCACCTCGGCCGGTGGCGGCCTGCTGCATCTGCGTTTCGATGCCGCTGGTGCGCGTGACGCCATCATCACCAAACTCTATACCGGCAGCTACGACAGCGTCGCGCAGCAGGCCAGTATTGGCACGGCGCTCGGCGGCATGTTCAAGCGCGCCTTCGGCTGGCAATGA